From one Bacillus sp. FJAT-42376 genomic stretch:
- a CDS encoding MGMT family protein — MEPFTERVIHILRNIPEGKVMTYGQIAFAAGSPRAARQVVRILHSMSRKHNLPWHRVINSKGELSIKDEHVLERQQKALTMEGVIINDGKKIDLEKYQYKIQN; from the coding sequence GTGGAGCCATTTACAGAACGGGTTATTCACATTTTAAGAAATATTCCTGAAGGAAAGGTGATGACTTACGGGCAAATTGCTTTTGCAGCAGGTAGTCCGAGAGCGGCGAGGCAGGTTGTAAGAATTCTGCATTCCATGAGCAGGAAACACAATTTGCCATGGCATCGGGTAATTAACTCAAAAGGAGAACTTTCCATAAAAGATGAGCACGTACTGGAGCGGCAGCAAAAAGCTCTTACTATGGAAGGAGTAATTATAAATGATGGAAAGAAAATTGATCTTGAAAAATACCAGTACAAAATTCAAAACTAA
- the thiT gene encoding energy-coupled thiamine transporter ThiT: MKNQKLLFLSETAILTALALLLDMLSSFIIKMPQGGSLSLGMIPIFIMSFRWGLKGGLLTGLLTGILQPFLSTPFIVHPAQAILDYPLPFMLAGMSGLFSSWVHSALKLNKWSALTAIMTATFAGSILRLASHVLSGVVFFGSYAPKGTPVFTYSFVYNATWIIPTWIIAGIAVWLVVMNSPGIIKSTHKKTVSL; this comes from the coding sequence ATGAAAAATCAAAAACTGCTATTTTTATCAGAAACTGCTATACTAACCGCTTTAGCCTTATTGCTCGATATGCTTTCCAGCTTTATTATCAAAATGCCTCAGGGCGGCTCTCTGTCGCTTGGAATGATCCCGATTTTTATCATGTCCTTCAGATGGGGATTGAAAGGCGGATTGCTCACAGGCCTGTTAACCGGTATTTTGCAGCCGTTTTTAAGCACTCCATTTATTGTTCATCCGGCGCAGGCTATTTTAGACTATCCGCTTCCATTTATGCTGGCAGGAATGAGCGGTTTATTTTCAAGCTGGGTACACTCCGCATTGAAGCTAAATAAATGGAGCGCTTTGACAGCTATTATGACTGCTACTTTTGCCGGATCTATCCTCCGCCTGGCTTCACACGTTTTATCCGGTGTTGTCTTTTTCGGCTCATACGCTCCAAAAGGAACTCCAGTCTTTACGTACTCCTTTGTCTATAATGCTACTTGGATTATTCCAACATGGATCATTGCAGGCATAGCGGTGTGGCTTGTTGTGATGAACTCACCCGGAATCATTAAAAGTACTCATAAAAAAACCGTAAGCCTCTGA
- a CDS encoding class D sortase, producing the protein MKHFLLLSKKKHLLLLFIAVILFSAGLYVTSTNAFKFAKAYFFYEHHKDQESTAKAVPSSSKNIALKTPAPLYKKRPAAGEELGELFIPKLQASLPIYHGTDEDELEKGVGHFADSVLPGEKDNSVLSGHRDTVFRELGKVGVSDHLIVTTSAGRFTYKIRKVRIVDADDRTVIVPKPRATLTVSTCYPFNFIGSAPKRYVLIANLIKTEKP; encoded by the coding sequence ATGAAGCATTTCCTTCTATTAAGTAAGAAGAAGCATTTGCTTCTTCTTTTTATTGCCGTGATTCTTTTTTCAGCAGGACTATATGTGACGAGTACCAATGCATTTAAATTCGCCAAAGCATACTTTTTTTATGAACATCATAAAGACCAGGAATCCACTGCAAAGGCGGTGCCCTCCAGTTCAAAAAATATTGCCCTAAAAACACCTGCTCCTTTATATAAGAAAAGACCTGCAGCAGGTGAGGAACTGGGAGAACTTTTCATACCAAAACTCCAGGCTTCTCTGCCCATCTATCATGGGACGGATGAAGACGAACTTGAAAAAGGGGTCGGGCATTTTGCAGATTCCGTGCTCCCGGGGGAAAAGGACAATTCTGTATTATCCGGACATCGCGATACAGTATTCAGGGAACTTGGCAAAGTTGGGGTGAGTGACCATCTGATTGTGACTACGTCGGCGGGCCGGTTTACTTATAAAATCCGAAAAGTCCGTATCGTAGATGCAGATGATCGGACTGTTATTGTCCCTAAACCAAGAGCGACATTAACGGTATCCACTTGCTATCCATTTAACTTCATTGGTTCTGCGCCTAAACGCTATGTTCTGATCGCGAACCTTATAAAAACAGAAAAACCGTAA
- a CDS encoding processed acidic surface protein translates to MKKYFAACLVLLQLLIAHTALAAGKIDVNSSHYKDYLKEINLTHTQLETYLENFDYKMFDEFNSVEELRNHLGRRVTDDVLAEILAKYELTEEQLTDLLMENGDLYEGEKIQDIFYFENFLLETIQIAGDYPTEINDETLQELWESYDFASREEFDQFMKEHNLSLEDYQSIEELDEDIYNSMELPDMEGQFEDIFNGLGLTQEEFERLAAHFEKVYQNNPYLESQLMQLGDRMMAISDFESVDELSEKDIQEMISIYGDMMDLLELQAKYYLVKDGIKKELTLQTMMSLKDVDGADLFIELYDLDNKLILDMTLTSEMIGSELIKQTGQDMKETSEAVSAVKNRTSKPEATIRGAKMPKTAGYHADWMLAGAALMGAAFLIGRKVSKSF, encoded by the coding sequence TTGAAAAAATATTTCGCGGCATGTCTTGTTCTGCTTCAGCTGTTAATCGCGCATACAGCACTGGCCGCAGGCAAGATTGACGTAAATAGCAGCCATTACAAAGACTATTTAAAAGAGATAAACCTGACCCATACTCAGCTTGAGACATACTTGGAAAATTTTGATTACAAAATGTTTGATGAATTTAATAGTGTAGAAGAGTTAAGAAATCATCTAGGAAGAAGAGTAACCGATGATGTTCTTGCAGAAATTCTTGCAAAATATGAACTTACTGAAGAACAATTGACAGATCTTCTAATGGAAAACGGGGATTTGTACGAAGGCGAAAAAATCCAGGATATTTTTTACTTTGAGAATTTCCTGCTGGAAACCATCCAAATCGCAGGGGATTATCCTACCGAAATCAACGATGAAACTCTTCAGGAATTATGGGAGAGCTACGATTTTGCTTCACGGGAAGAATTTGATCAATTTATGAAAGAGCATAATCTTTCACTGGAAGATTATCAGTCAATAGAAGAATTAGATGAGGATATTTATAACTCAATGGAGCTCCCGGATATGGAGGGGCAGTTTGAGGATATTTTCAATGGTCTTGGTTTGACTCAAGAAGAATTTGAACGCCTTGCTGCTCATTTTGAAAAAGTGTATCAAAATAATCCATACCTTGAATCACAGCTTATGCAGCTTGGAGACCGAATGATGGCCATCAGTGACTTTGAAAGTGTAGATGAGCTGTCTGAAAAAGATATACAAGAGATGATCTCGATATATGGAGATATGATGGATCTTCTGGAACTGCAGGCAAAGTATTATCTGGTTAAGGATGGCATTAAGAAAGAACTGACGCTTCAAACCATGATGAGCCTAAAGGATGTAGATGGGGCCGACCTGTTTATTGAACTTTATGATCTGGACAATAAACTGATTTTGGATATGACCCTTACATCTGAAATGATTGGATCTGAATTAATCAAGCAAACAGGACAGGATATGAAAGAAACGTCTGAAGCAGTCTCTGCCGTTAAGAACCGCACTTCCAAACCGGAAGCGACAATTAGAGGTGCAAAGATGCCAAAAACAGCCGGATATCATGCCGACTGGATGCTGGCAGGCGCAGCTTTGATGGGTGCAGCTTTCCTGATTGGGAGAAAGGTCAGTAAGTCATTCTGA
- a CDS encoding GNAT family N-acetyltransferase: MFKIRKAVKEDIKGIAEVHVTSWRTTYRNIVDAEYLNALTYEQKENQWANADLDQLFLAEDEEDRIVGFSSFGNERTEKYGFDGEIYAIYLLEEVQRKGLGSALFLNSVDDLIEKGCQSVMVWVISENPSRGFYESYFPELIAEETFTIGKGSHIEYAFGWKDIERLKSMLLQGNRV, from the coding sequence TTGTTCAAGATAAGGAAGGCAGTTAAAGAAGATATAAAAGGGATTGCAGAGGTTCATGTTACAAGCTGGAGAACAACCTATCGCAATATTGTGGATGCTGAATATCTAAATGCCCTTACATATGAACAAAAAGAGAATCAATGGGCAAATGCTGATTTGGATCAGCTGTTTCTCGCAGAAGATGAAGAGGACAGAATTGTCGGTTTTTCAAGCTTTGGAAATGAGCGGACAGAAAAGTATGGATTTGATGGCGAAATTTATGCCATTTATCTTTTGGAAGAGGTACAGCGCAAAGGACTTGGAAGCGCGCTGTTTCTAAATTCCGTCGACGATCTGATAGAAAAGGGCTGCCAATCTGTAATGGTGTGGGTAATCAGTGAGAATCCTTCAAGAGGTTTTTATGAGTCCTATTTTCCGGAGCTGATTGCAGAAGAAACATTTACAATCGGAAAAGGCAGCCATATTGAATACGCATTTGGCTGGAAAGATATAGAACGGCTCAAATCGATGCTGCTTCAGGGGAATAGAGTTTAA
- a CDS encoding DMT family transporter produces the protein MNKQKSYAYFALLIGVLSVSASAVLVKMTSTPAPVTAFYRMFFSAILMLPFFFIAKGAGIKRMSRKDWLYLTLAGVFLAFHFILWFESLALTSVASSVVLVTLQPLFAFIGTFLFFGERVTRQAVWSAGLAIVGSLIISWGDFQISGWALAGDFLALTACFMVTAYLLFGQEVRKRHSLILQTTLVYAISAITLLLYCLLFSYNLNPGSGENLIWLLMLAVFPNLLGHSLFNWALRWISTNTISVAILFEPVGAILLAYYVLEEKIMLTQAAGSAVIFAGVLLFIAGDIKKESALSKKMDDSGKNSGIENTNTMERNRGNRIVQDKEGS, from the coding sequence GTGAATAAACAAAAATCTTATGCATACTTCGCTTTATTAATCGGGGTGCTCTCGGTCTCGGCATCAGCCGTCCTGGTTAAGATGACCTCGACTCCGGCGCCGGTTACGGCCTTTTATCGAATGTTTTTTTCTGCCATCCTTATGCTGCCGTTCTTTTTCATCGCAAAAGGGGCAGGAATAAAAAGAATGTCCCGCAAGGATTGGCTGTATCTGACCCTTGCCGGGGTTTTTCTCGCCTTTCATTTCATTCTATGGTTTGAATCTCTTGCATTAACTTCTGTAGCAAGCTCTGTTGTCCTTGTGACGCTGCAGCCTCTATTTGCATTCATAGGAACTTTTCTCTTTTTTGGCGAGAGAGTTACGAGACAGGCCGTTTGGAGTGCCGGGCTTGCCATCGTTGGGAGCCTGATTATTAGCTGGGGTGACTTTCAAATCAGCGGATGGGCACTGGCGGGAGATTTTTTAGCACTAACGGCATGCTTTATGGTGACCGCGTACTTATTGTTCGGTCAAGAGGTAAGGAAGAGGCATTCTCTCATATTGCAGACAACACTTGTTTATGCGATTAGTGCTATAACATTGCTTTTGTACTGTCTATTGTTTTCCTATAATTTAAATCCAGGCAGCGGTGAAAATTTAATCTGGCTTCTCATGCTGGCTGTTTTTCCGAATCTGCTCGGGCATTCCTTATTTAACTGGGCATTGAGATGGATTAGTACAAATACGATTTCAGTGGCCATTTTATTTGAGCCTGTCGGTGCCATTCTGCTTGCTTATTATGTATTAGAAGAGAAAATCATGCTGACACAGGCAGCCGGAAGTGCTGTAATATTTGCAGGCGTTTTGCTCTTTATAGCCGGAGATATAAAAAAAGAATCTGCTCTATCTAAAAAAATGGATGATTCAGGAAAGAATTCGGGTATAGAGAATACTAATACTATGGAGAGAAATAGGGGGAACCGAATTGTTCAAGATAAGGAAGGCAGTTAA
- a CDS encoding AMP-binding protein produces MNSLKQMTIGKMFQETAMKFGQREAIVYSKEEIRYTYQEFYEETAKIAKALIGLGIKKGDHIAVWATNVPEWLLLQFATARMGAVLVTVNTSYQVHELEYLLHQSDSSALFLIGGFKGSSYTDMIQSIMNRPDHPLTMLKHQVYIGKGPTPNGMASWNEFLLHGASVSDDELERIEKELDQHDVINMQYTSGTTGFPKGVMLTHHNIVNNGFLVASAMKLTEEDRLCIPVPFFHCFGCVLSTMAAVTVGAAMVPIVEFSPDLVLETVEKERCTGLQGVPTMFIAELSLDSFSSYDLTSLRTGIMAGSTCPIEVMKKVINQMGMNEITICYGQTESSPVITQTTVNDPIEKKVETVGKPHPHVEVKIMNPATGKEAAINEQGELCTRGYLVMKGYYKMPDATSEAIDGEGWLHTGDLAAIDEEGYVKITGRLKDMIIRGGENIYPREIEEFLYRHPDIVDVQVIGVPDEKYGERTAACIRVREGATITKEEIQSYCKGQIAFYKIPEYCFFMDEYPMTASGKIQKFKLREQAMDWIKERV; encoded by the coding sequence ATGAATTCATTAAAACAAATGACCATCGGGAAAATGTTTCAAGAAACGGCAATGAAGTTTGGACAGCGGGAAGCCATTGTTTATTCAAAAGAAGAGATTCGCTATACTTATCAAGAATTTTACGAGGAAACAGCCAAAATAGCAAAAGCTCTTATTGGTTTAGGGATAAAAAAAGGAGACCATATCGCGGTTTGGGCGACCAATGTTCCGGAATGGCTGCTTCTTCAGTTCGCAACCGCAAGAATGGGGGCGGTTTTAGTAACCGTTAATACGAGCTATCAAGTCCATGAATTGGAATATTTACTCCATCAATCGGATTCTTCCGCTCTATTTTTAATCGGCGGGTTTAAAGGGAGCTCTTACACCGATATGATTCAATCGATTATGAACCGGCCGGACCACCCGCTGACCATGCTCAAGCACCAAGTATACATAGGAAAAGGACCAACACCAAATGGCATGGCCTCCTGGAATGAATTCCTTTTGCATGGAGCTTCTGTATCAGACGATGAGCTGGAGAGAATAGAAAAAGAGCTTGACCAGCACGACGTCATAAATATGCAGTATACCTCTGGCACAACAGGATTTCCGAAGGGTGTTATGCTCACCCATCATAACATTGTCAATAATGGGTTTTTAGTAGCCAGTGCGATGAAGCTGACAGAAGAGGACCGGCTGTGCATCCCTGTTCCCTTCTTTCATTGCTTCGGCTGTGTATTAAGCACAATGGCAGCCGTAACCGTAGGTGCTGCAATGGTTCCTATCGTTGAATTCAGCCCGGACCTTGTGCTCGAAACCGTTGAAAAAGAACGATGCACTGGATTGCAGGGTGTTCCTACTATGTTCATTGCAGAACTATCCCTGGACTCTTTTTCTTCCTATGACCTCACTTCATTAAGGACAGGAATTATGGCAGGTTCCACATGCCCCATTGAGGTCATGAAAAAAGTGATCAATCAGATGGGGATGAACGAAATCACCATCTGCTATGGACAAACAGAATCCTCGCCCGTTATTACTCAAACCACGGTCAATGACCCCATTGAGAAAAAAGTCGAAACCGTGGGGAAACCGCATCCCCATGTAGAAGTAAAAATCATGAATCCCGCTACAGGAAAAGAAGCAGCTATAAACGAACAGGGGGAGCTGTGTACAAGAGGTTACTTGGTGATGAAAGGGTATTACAAAATGCCGGACGCAACGAGTGAAGCAATCGATGGGGAAGGCTGGCTGCATACAGGCGACCTTGCCGCTATAGATGAAGAAGGATATGTGAAAATAACAGGCAGGCTGAAGGATATGATCATAAGAGGCGGGGAAAATATTTATCCTCGTGAAATCGAAGAATTCCTTTATCGTCATCCAGATATAGTCGATGTTCAAGTCATCGGCGTACCGGATGAAAAGTACGGGGAGAGAACCGCGGCATGTATCCGGGTAAGAGAAGGAGCCACTATTACAAAAGAGGAGATTCAATCCTATTGCAAAGGGCAAATTGCCTTTTATAAGATTCCCGAATATTGCTTTTTTATGGACGAATACCCTATGACGGCTTCAGGGAAAATCCAAAAATTCAAACTTCGCGAGCAGGCAATGGACTGGATAAAAGAGAGAGTTTAA
- a CDS encoding DinB family protein codes for MFEHMQKVREELLNTVNTVSEEKFNEKPAQDEWSIAQVVDHLQKIENVLLESLKKSIHQAENKTVEEKQLEAVTDRTRKVPAPEHVSPGPVPIDRTETITALEEARRDLNNFTELLSKDFDLKTRSLRHPVLGEVSIKQWIEFVGYHEERHLLQIKEVKEKISA; via the coding sequence ATGTTTGAACATATGCAAAAAGTCAGAGAAGAATTGCTAAACACTGTTAATACAGTATCTGAGGAGAAGTTTAATGAAAAGCCGGCTCAAGATGAATGGAGCATCGCACAGGTTGTCGATCACCTGCAGAAAATAGAGAATGTTCTCCTTGAAAGCCTGAAAAAATCCATTCACCAGGCGGAGAACAAAACGGTTGAGGAAAAACAGCTTGAGGCAGTAACGGACAGGACAAGAAAGGTGCCTGCACCTGAACATGTCTCACCCGGACCTGTTCCGATTGACCGTACAGAGACTATAACGGCACTGGAAGAAGCACGCCGCGACTTAAACAACTTCACAGAACTGCTCTCTAAGGATTTTGATCTTAAGACACGATCTTTAAGACATCCTGTATTAGGGGAAGTTTCAATTAAACAGTGGATTGAATTTGTGGGCTACCACGAAGAACGCCACCTTCTGCAAATTAAAGAGGTTAAAGAAAAAATCAGTGCCTGA
- a CDS encoding peptidoglycan-binding protein, with amino-acid sequence MLKKWLIVFCSAFLLFSFAGIRDASAASTKFIIINKSSNKLAFYENSRLKRVFKVGTGRSQSLTPEGKFKIVQKIVNRPYYKGHIPGGDPRNPLGNRWMGLNARGTSGSTYGIHGNNNPSSIGGYVSSGCVRMYDNEVEWLYNQVPVNTTVMITSSGKSFDAIAKSYGYNVKPGGNTGSSGDTVKAGSRGEAVTDLQRKLTKLGFNTGGVDGIFGPATDRAVRAFQKSRGLTADGIAGTNTWNALNGSSAPQPGSSLANSGTLKKGSKGPAVKELQQKLSARGYNTNGTDGVFGPNTEKAVIAFQKANLLTADGIVGPATKKAILK; translated from the coding sequence TTGCTAAAGAAATGGCTTATTGTGTTTTGCAGTGCATTTCTTCTGTTCTCTTTTGCAGGCATACGGGATGCATCTGCAGCATCAACCAAGTTTATCATCATTAATAAGTCGTCAAACAAGCTTGCCTTTTATGAAAACAGCAGGCTGAAACGTGTGTTTAAGGTAGGAACAGGGAGAAGCCAGTCGCTTACACCTGAGGGGAAATTCAAGATTGTTCAAAAAATCGTAAACAGACCTTATTATAAAGGACATATTCCAGGAGGCGATCCGAGAAACCCGCTCGGCAACAGGTGGATGGGGTTAAATGCCCGGGGAACATCCGGTTCAACATATGGTATCCACGGGAACAATAATCCAAGCTCAATTGGCGGGTATGTCAGCAGCGGTTGTGTCAGGATGTATGATAATGAAGTGGAATGGCTTTATAATCAAGTCCCAGTCAATACTACCGTAATGATAACAAGCTCAGGTAAATCATTTGATGCAATAGCCAAATCTTACGGATATAACGTAAAGCCAGGCGGGAATACCGGTTCAAGCGGAGACACGGTCAAGGCAGGAAGCAGGGGAGAGGCAGTGACAGATCTTCAGCGCAAATTAACCAAGCTTGGATTCAATACAGGAGGCGTTGATGGTATTTTTGGTCCCGCTACAGACAGAGCGGTTCGTGCTTTCCAGAAAAGCAGGGGACTTACGGCAGATGGAATCGCCGGCACTAACACATGGAATGCATTAAATGGATCAAGTGCACCGCAGCCCGGATCTTCGCTAGCGAACAGCGGAACATTGAAAAAAGGGAGTAAAGGCCCTGCAGTAAAAGAACTGCAGCAAAAGCTCTCTGCTCGGGGATATAATACAAATGGAACGGACGGGGTATTTGGTCCAAACACCGAAAAAGCAGTCATCGCATTTCAGAAAGCCAATCTCCTCACAGCAGATGGAATAGTGGGACCGGCAACGAAAAAAGCCATTTTGAAGTAA
- a CDS encoding penicillin acylase family protein — protein sequence MPLEIKKKRPVRKWLLISLSVVALILISAGIFVNVYTERSLPKISGETAISGIMKETTVVRDQEGVPHIKAGSEKDLYMAQGYVQAQDRLFQMDLSRRQASGMLSEAVGEATIDRDKFFRTLGLRRAAKASLSAYDPKSLQVLQWFADGVNAYIKEAKKEGKLPVEFTLLGYEPSKWTPLDSLTIGKYMAFDLGGHWQGQAFRYWAMEQLTKEEAMELFPSYPKDAPAILSSYKDVKLDIRNTFASAVIPREFNGSNNWVVSGKKTVSGKPLLADDPHLGLATPSIWYQMHLTSPSQNVSGVIFAGVPGIILGHNAKIAWGVTNTGPDVQDLYIEKRNPQDESKFLHNGKWEQAKVIKEPIKVKGKETIPYKVTETRHGPVISEFALDKKKDTVLALKWTALMPSTELQAVLNMNRAQNWNDFEKALEGFHVPTQNFVFAGEDGTIAYKANGKIPIRKKGDGLLPVPGWTDEYEWAGFIPWDQLPRSVNPEKRFLATANNKVIDDRYPYHISNHWAQPYRYMRIEEVLAGKEKLSAKDMMKLQMDQKNLYAQEFVPSFLNVLKGQNLTAQEKKALSLLKNWNYEDNAEAGAPLVFHLWMKELPKVLFAEKVPKDMDELFEGKQQAVDELLRKALKGEKSVWIEGKGGIEKVLHSALKNVLADIEDQYGKDPSAWKWGDYHQVYFAHPLSAASPVLEWVFNREKPLPVGGSQVTVQAAAYEEDGVVDHGAPWRFVADLSDLSKAYHNNSPGQSGHFRSRWYSNQLKNWVEGTYHETSLTHNGKKNDVLKLKPAE from the coding sequence ATTCCATTGGAGATTAAGAAAAAGCGTCCGGTAAGAAAGTGGCTCTTGATAAGCCTTTCAGTAGTTGCGCTTATTCTTATTTCAGCCGGTATTTTTGTAAACGTTTACACAGAGAGGAGCCTGCCTAAGATATCCGGTGAAACAGCCATTTCAGGAATTATGAAAGAAACGACCGTTGTGAGAGATCAGGAGGGTGTACCGCACATAAAAGCCGGAAGCGAAAAAGACTTATATATGGCCCAAGGCTATGTACAGGCCCAGGACCGGCTCTTTCAAATGGATTTAAGCCGGAGACAAGCTTCCGGAATGCTGAGTGAAGCAGTTGGCGAGGCCACCATTGACCGGGATAAATTTTTTAGGACCCTTGGATTAAGGAGAGCTGCAAAAGCATCCCTATCTGCCTATGATCCAAAGTCTCTTCAAGTTCTCCAGTGGTTTGCAGATGGAGTCAATGCTTATATAAAAGAGGCAAAAAAAGAAGGCAAACTCCCGGTGGAATTCACACTTTTAGGATATGAGCCTTCCAAGTGGACGCCTCTTGACTCTCTGACCATCGGGAAATACATGGCATTTGATTTAGGGGGACACTGGCAGGGACAGGCGTTTCGTTATTGGGCAATGGAACAGCTTACAAAAGAAGAGGCCATGGAACTTTTTCCGAGTTATCCAAAAGATGCTCCTGCTATCCTTTCCAGCTATAAAGACGTAAAGCTCGATATCCGGAATACGTTTGCAAGTGCGGTTATTCCCCGTGAATTTAATGGAAGCAATAACTGGGTAGTAAGCGGGAAGAAAACCGTATCAGGCAAACCTCTGCTGGCTGACGATCCCCACCTCGGCCTGGCTACCCCGTCGATTTGGTACCAGATGCATCTCACCTCTCCTTCCCAGAATGTAAGCGGGGTAATTTTTGCAGGTGTTCCAGGAATTATTTTGGGCCATAATGCAAAAATTGCCTGGGGAGTGACGAATACAGGGCCCGATGTACAGGATCTTTATATTGAAAAGCGCAATCCTCAGGATGAGTCAAAGTTCCTTCATAACGGAAAATGGGAACAGGCAAAGGTAATAAAGGAACCTATTAAGGTTAAAGGCAAAGAAACAATCCCCTACAAGGTGACGGAAACGAGGCATGGACCTGTCATCTCAGAGTTTGCATTGGATAAGAAAAAAGATACGGTTCTTGCCTTGAAATGGACGGCCTTGATGCCAAGCACCGAGCTGCAGGCAGTTCTCAACATGAACCGCGCCCAAAATTGGAATGATTTCGAAAAGGCATTGGAAGGATTCCACGTCCCGACTCAAAACTTTGTTTTTGCGGGAGAGGATGGAACGATTGCCTACAAAGCAAACGGAAAAATACCTATCCGCAAAAAAGGAGACGGCCTCCTTCCTGTCCCGGGGTGGACAGATGAGTATGAATGGGCGGGATTCATTCCGTGGGATCAGCTGCCCCGCAGTGTGAATCCTGAAAAAAGATTCCTGGCAACCGCCAACAATAAAGTCATTGATGACCGGTACCCTTACCACATCAGCAATCACTGGGCCCAGCCTTACCGGTATATGAGGATCGAGGAGGTTTTAGCCGGAAAGGAAAAACTGTCCGCAAAGGATATGATGAAGCTGCAGATGGATCAGAAAAATCTCTATGCGCAGGAATTTGTTCCCTCCTTTCTTAATGTACTAAAAGGACAAAACCTCACAGCCCAGGAGAAAAAAGCTCTTTCTCTTCTTAAAAATTGGAATTACGAAGACAATGCGGAAGCCGGGGCTCCCCTTGTATTCCACCTTTGGATGAAAGAGCTCCCAAAGGTACTATTCGCGGAGAAGGTTCCAAAGGACATGGATGAACTTTTTGAAGGAAAACAGCAGGCAGTGGATGAATTGCTCCGTAAAGCCCTTAAAGGGGAAAAATCCGTTTGGATTGAGGGCAAAGGCGGCATTGAAAAAGTTTTGCATTCTGCTCTGAAAAACGTCCTTGCTGATATTGAAGATCAATACGGCAAAGACCCGTCAGCATGGAAATGGGGAGATTATCATCAGGTTTATTTTGCCCACCCGCTTTCAGCTGCTTCACCTGTTCTCGAATGGGTTTTCAACCGGGAAAAGCCCCTCCCAGTCGGCGGCAGCCAGGTGACAGTGCAGGCTGCTGCCTATGAAGAGGACGGAGTCGTTGATCATGGTGCTCCATGGCGTTTCGTAGCTGACCTGTCCGACTTGTCAAAAGCTTATCATAATAACAGTCCTGGGCAATCGGGGCATTTCCGGAGCCGCTGGTATAGCAATCAGCTGAAAAACTGGGTGGAAGGAACGTATCATGAAACCTCCCTCACCCATAACGGCAAAAAGAACGATGTCCTTAAATTGAAGCCAGCTGAATAA
- a CDS encoding FTR1 family protein: protein MWSSLFLALREGLEAALIIGIILIHTTKINRNDLKSSVYFGAGFGLIVSVIGGFIGFSGAQEMEGASEEWFEGIMMLAASGLIAYFILWLHRNSDVSNSVASKVSSNTSRISLFVLAFLSVFREGLELMIFNLTQISQHAGLVAAGNILGIILAVAITVVLFKTAVKLNLSVLFKVLGVVLIFLGAEMFGESLLKFYEDGGELLEKAGFALFMLPSLYILLKNDLRRMRVTRKQADV, encoded by the coding sequence ATGTGGTCTAGTTTATTTCTTGCATTACGCGAGGGGCTTGAAGCAGCACTAATTATAGGAATTATTTTAATACATACCACGAAAATAAACCGGAACGACCTTAAATCGTCCGTATACTTCGGAGCGGGATTTGGGTTGATCGTCAGTGTAATTGGCGGATTTATCGGGTTTTCCGGCGCACAGGAGATGGAAGGCGCATCTGAAGAATGGTTTGAAGGCATTATGATGCTCGCGGCGTCCGGACTCATTGCTTACTTTATTTTATGGCTGCACCGGAACAGCGATGTTTCAAATTCTGTTGCGTCAAAGGTTTCTTCCAATACATCTCGAATCAGTTTATTCGTTTTGGCTTTTCTCTCCGTATTTAGAGAGGGACTTGAGCTGATGATCTTTAATCTTACGCAAATTTCGCAGCACGCCGGATTGGTTGCTGCTGGAAATATTCTTGGAATTATCCTGGCAGTGGCCATAACCGTTGTACTATTCAAAACAGCAGTTAAGCTGAACTTATCTGTTCTATTCAAAGTACTCGGCGTCGTTCTGATTTTCCTTGGAGCCGAAATGTTTGGAGAAAGCCTGTTGAAATTTTATGAGGACGGCGGAGAATTACTGGAGAAAGCAGGCTTCGCATTATTCATGCTTCCTTCCCTTTACATTCTTTTGAAGAACGATTTAAGAAGAATGAGAGTGACGCGAAAACAGGCGGACGTGTAA
- a CDS encoding VOC family protein encodes MSHNPIFNLYTSDIEEAYVYVQNKGIKIVRELEWAGETAWFNIQDPDGNVIMIANC; translated from the coding sequence ATAAGCCATAATCCAATTTTTAATCTCTATACTTCTGACATAGAGGAGGCTTATGTATACGTACAAAATAAAGGAATAAAGATTGTGAGGGAACTGGAATGGGCGGGCGAAACGGCCTGGTTCAATATACAGGATCCTGACGGAAATGTAATCATGATTGCCAATTGCTGA